GAAGCGACCGGGGATATCTACGTCACGAATAGTATTCATGAGGAAGTTCGCCGTTCCCTTGAGAACCCCGTTGGATGCCAAATTACCGAACCGGCCGGCAATTTCGTCGAATCCATCGACGCGTAGCATGACCACGGTCGTGCCGTACTTGTAACGGCGCGAGCGCTTCAGCTCATCTTTGATAATTCTCACAATTGACTTGTGATTGTAGAGTTCTGTTACCTGGTCGAGCAGAGTCAGGCGATCCATTTCTACCGGATCCGTCTGAATCAAGGTGTTATGCAGGTTGTCGAGGTAATTACTTTTCTCGAGCTCCCGTGTGCGCCGCACGCTATCTGAGCTCGGCAGCGCATTCAAATGCCCTTCTGTACGAAGCTGATTGAGCTTCTTACGGAAAATTGACTCTCTGCCCATTACGGGTTGGTCTTGATCTCTAGGGCCGGGTGCCATCAGATGTGCCTCGCTGCTTCCATAGTGTTGTCGAATTATACTCTAGCTTTTTCAGAATGCGTAGTCCCGGCTCAGTCCGAGCTTGGACACGTTTTGTTGAATAAAGTAGAAATTTCTGCCGTCGCTTAATTAACCCAATTTGAGGAACTTGTATTATTGGTTCTCGAAACGGTGTGCGGAACGCTTTTGTTCTGCCTATCATCGACTTTCGCGTCCGCGAAGGTACTTACTTTGGAGAAATGAAATGACTCGATTGAAACCAGTTGACCAGGCGACCGCGTCAGGTGCTACGAAAGAAGCGTTAGACAAGATTCAGGCCAAGATGGGCAGAGTGCCTAATATTTTCGCGTTGATGGGAAATTCACCAGCCGCCGTCAACGCTTACCTGGCGATGAGTGAAGCGTTGTCCCACGGTGCTCTTGATGCTCATATGCGCGAGAGAATTGCAATCAGTGCGGCAGAAATTCACCACTGCGAATATTGTCTGTCTGCACATACAGCCATTGCGAAGAGTGTTGGCTTGAGTGACGATGAGCAGGTTAAGGCTCGCCAATCACAGTCTGCTGATGCTAAAGCAGACGTCGGTTTGACCTTCGTTCGTAACATTCTTTTGCGCAAAGCTGATGTTCAGGACTCAGACATTGCAGATTTGCATGCAGCCGGTTACACAGATGGTGAAATTGCTGAATTGATAGCGAATACCGCTCTGAATGTATTCACGAACTACTTCAATTTGATCGCCAAAACAGAAAACGATTTCCCGAAGGTGCCGTTGTTGTTCCCAGCTTAAGCAACTCAGGCAGCGAACTGCTTGAGGGAGAAACATTCTCAATGGCTGATTCGCTAGTGTCTTGAACTAAGTGAATATTGAGAGATGCGGATGGATTATCATCCGCATTTTTTCTGCGTACTTTTTTATCGCGCGATTTTGTTGATTTAGTGCTTGCGCCGTTTATGAGAGGAATGTCGGGTGGCGTGACGTGGTGCTGCAGGAGCCGGGCTTGCCATAGTGATTAAAACCGGTCCGTTTACATCAGAAGTAGGCATCTCCGTAACTTCGGGTTTTCCCGGCTCTTTAATGGTGATTGTTTTGATGCGACCCACGATGTTTACCAATTCGCCCAGTGCGCTGCGCAAATCTTTGATGGATGGAGTGTGATTATTGACCATGATCGTCACTGCAAGGCTCTGTCCGCCTGCAGTCGTGACGACACCGGTAATTGACCTTGCCGTGTCCATCGAGCCCGTCTTGTATCTGTAATTATCACCATTCTTCAGCAATGAGAGATACGGTCCGTTCAGCGTCGGTCCTGCCATATGTTTCAGCACCGTATTAAGTGCATGCGGCGTGATACCGTTTTTACGTGTCAAACCACACCCGTCCAATATGACTGCTTCGTTTGGCGGCACGCCCACTGACGCCAGCCAGGTCGTCAGTCGATACAGTCCTCGTTGTTCAAGAGTCGTGTCGTCTTCTTTGTTTTTGCTTTTTTCCATCTGCTCCGGCGTCAGCATGCCCAGTGTTCTTAAGAGCTGCTGCGCGTAGAGATTGTCGCTTTCATGCAGTGTGATGGTGCAGATTTTGGAGAGCGGATTGGAAACATGCTCGGCAAGCAATGTTGTCGCACCATCACTGGTATTGCTCTTGTCTCGTGACATGAGTGCATTCTTCTCAACATGGATGCCTCGATCGGCAAGCGCTTGCTCTACGATGGCGACGTTATATTCATCTGGGTCTGCAATCATCAGAGGGCTTTTTTGACTGGTCCCATCCCCGCAGTATGTGCGAATTGTTTTGTTGCCAGGATCATAAGTCAACCATGCCGATGCTACGTCAGCTTTCATCAGGCTGCGCGTCAGGGCATTGATCTCATATGTAGAGCTCATGTCGAAAACTTTCATGCCTTTCATGGCTGAAACACCCTGAGCGATGTTGTGATCGATGACGAAGTTGGAGCACACCGGCATGTATATCTGACCGAAATCTTCCACCAGCCAACCGGGCAGATATTGTTCGAAGCCGCCCGGCGTCTTAGCTAGCCGCACGCGGCCGTCAACCGTGTGTATTTTTTTCGTATCAATTTTTGACACCAGTTGTCTGATGTCGTCACGTGACAGACTTGGATCCTGTGAGGGATTGATCACCAGGTCACCGTGCAACCTGCCGTCAGTTGTGGTGCCCGCTGACAATAGCTGCGTTTTGTATGTATAGGCACCGCCAAGTGTTTCAAAGGCGCAAGCGGTAGTGAATACCTTTGCTGTAGATGCAGGTACGAATCGCTTGCGACCGTTATATGAATAAAGAACTTTGCCTGATGGCAATTCCATTACTTCTACGCCGACGTTCGAGTGCTGCAGAGTCTGCGCTTTGAGCCAGCCTCCTAGCACGCCTTCCAGAGTCTGTGGCGCTGCTGTGGTCGCTCGGCAGGGGACTGAGCCGACGATTAACAGAATTAATGAAAATACTATTGAAAGGCGCTTAGTTATGACGGTTTCCAATGATTACTGCACTTTTATTCTTCTCAATAAGTATGTCACGGTCGAGACATTCTGTCCGAATCGTCGGCAAGATTTTATCAAATCGTTTTGATGAGATCGGCACTAGGCTTTGTTCTTAGCTTCTTCTTCTTGAGCTCTTCTGAATTTGTCTATGACTACCGTCGGGGTACGGCGCGGCTTCATCGTTTCACTGTCGACAAAGACTCCCGTGTGAGTTGCTCTGGTGGTTAGCTGGTCGTCAACATAAATTTCGCCATAAAACTTGATGCTTGCTGCGCGAATTTCGGTCAAGTACATGTGCCCAACTGGCTTGTCGAACAATCTGATTGCCCTTTTGTACTCGATGCTGGACGCGGCTATCACAGGAGTGTAGCCCTGGTCGACGAACTCTTCAAAGGAGAAGTGTTCTTCGAAGAGCTGGAGACGGAGGTCTTCAAGCCAGCGAAAATAGACGATGTTTGACACGTGACCAGCAGAGTCGATGTCATATGTTCTCACCTTTATTTTCATCTGAATGCCAAGGTAGCCGGCAGTTTCCATTTGTTATCCCTCGACAAGCTGGAGTGTGGGGCGCTTCTTAGTCTACATGAGGAGGAGCCGGTGCGTTATGATTGTCGGGCATCTTGATGTTGGAGGAGCAATGGCAAGCAGAATTGTTATAGGTGCCGACCATGGCGGGTACGAGCTGAAAGATGTCGTTCGCGATTTTCTCGAACAGCAGAAATATGACGTGATTGATGTCGGTACTTTCAGTGCTGATTCTGTCGATTATCCTGACTACGCTGCGAAGGTCGGTCAGACAATTCTGGATGGCAAGGCGGATCTTGGTATCATGATTTGTGGTAGCGGGGTTGGTGCCTGCGTTGCTATCAATAAAATGCCCGGAATTCGCGCTGGGCTCTGTCATGACACATTTTCGGCTCACCAGGGCCGAGAAGATGATGATGTAAATGTTCTGTGCCTGGGCGCCAGAGTAATTGGTCATCAACTCGCTCTGGAAATTGTCAAAACTTTTCTGAATGCGAAATTCTCGGGACTCGAAAGACATGTTCGACGCTTATCGAAAGTGCATGAACTTGAACTCAAGTATGCCGGACAACTGAAATAAGGCCGTCCGGCCATTCGCTAATTCTTGATGGAAAAATGGTGGCACTATCAGTGCTGGCCGACGCAGTGTTGGCTCGAAGCAAGGAAAAGGCAGTTCGATTTGGTTCGAACTGCCTACGTTCCTTTGCTTCTACCTGGTTACATCGACTTAGAGGTCGGGTTTGCTCTGTTGGCTTGCTCATTCACTTGATGTGTCAGTCCGATTGCTGTCTCCACTAATTCTTCGATGCGAGTTTTAACCAGAGCATCACTGACTGCATTGTCGTCGAATGAAGAACCGTCGGCATAAACGAAGCGGGGAATGATAAGCGATCTGAAATCCAGCATCAAACTGTTCCCGAGAGACATTACAGACATGTAGCTTGATTTACCGCCGGCAGCGCAGAGGAAACCTACTACCTTTTCTGTCCACGCTCGACCTGTCAATTCGATCAGATTTTTGGCTGCCGCGTTCACGTCAAAGTTATAGATTGGCACGCCGAGCAGGATGCATTTTGCATCTCTTATTTTTTGTGCCACCACTTCAACATTTTTGTGACTGTATGCGGAACCACCGTCGCATAAGGGCAGCTCGTATTCTCGCAAATCCAGCCATTCGGCACCGCCGCGCTGGTTGAGAATTTCGAAAGCAGAAAGGGCCATTTTTCGGCTGTTACTTTCCGGATTCAAACTGCAACTGATAACCAGATATTCGGACTTCATTAGTTACTCTCCTTTGATGCTTACGAGGCTTTAGCTGTCACTTCTGGTTCAGTTGATTGCTGCACCTTTTCCAGAGCTTTTTGATATTTGTTGGCATGATACCGTTCGACCAGGGTCAGCGCCTTGAAACGTTTTGCGGCTTGTTCGAAAATTTTTGCATGCTCCGCAGATTCTGCACCTTGTTCAACGAA
Above is a genomic segment from Candidatus Melainabacteria bacterium containing:
- a CDS encoding GGDEF domain-containing protein — protein: MAPGPRDQDQPVMGRESIFRKKLNQLRTEGHLNALPSSDSVRRTRELEKSNYLDNLHNTLIQTDPVEMDRLTLLDQVTELYNHKSIVRIIKDELKRSRRYKYGTTVVMLRVDGFDEIAGRFGNLASNGVLKGTANFLMNTIRDVDIPGRFDGNTLVIICPQTDLAGASVLAERIRSKIFTERISDIGQNWTVTVSMGLAAYPVSGQKEEELFRAATNAMHDAIRRGGNTYSLSELQQ
- a CDS encoding carboxymuconolactone decarboxylase family protein; this encodes MTRLKPVDQATASGATKEALDKIQAKMGRVPNIFALMGNSPAAVNAYLAMSEALSHGALDAHMRERIAISAAEIHHCEYCLSAHTAIAKSVGLSDDEQVKARQSQSADAKADVGLTFVRNILLRKADVQDSDIADLHAAGYTDGEIAELIANTALNVFTNYFNLIAKTENDFPKVPLLFPA
- the dacB gene encoding D-alanyl-D-alanine carboxypeptidase/D-alanyl-D-alanine-endopeptidase, which gives rise to METVITKRLSIVFSLILLIVGSVPCRATTAAPQTLEGVLGGWLKAQTLQHSNVGVEVMELPSGKVLYSYNGRKRFVPASTAKVFTTACAFETLGGAYTYKTQLLSAGTTTDGRLHGDLVINPSQDPSLSRDDIRQLVSKIDTKKIHTVDGRVRLAKTPGGFEQYLPGWLVEDFGQIYMPVCSNFVIDHNIAQGVSAMKGMKVFDMSSTYEINALTRSLMKADVASAWLTYDPGNKTIRTYCGDGTSQKSPLMIADPDEYNVAIVEQALADRGIHVEKNALMSRDKSNTSDGATTLLAEHVSNPLSKICTITLHESDNLYAQQLLRTLGMLTPEQMEKSKNKEDDTTLEQRGLYRLTTWLASVGVPPNEAVILDGCGLTRKNGITPHALNTVLKHMAGPTLNGPYLSLLKNGDNYRYKTGSMDTARSITGVVTTAGGQSLAVTIMVNNHTPSIKDLRSALGELVNIVGRIKTITIKEPGKPEVTEMPTSDVNGPVLITMASPAPAAPRHATRHSSHKRRKH
- a CDS encoding acyl-CoA thioesterase, yielding METAGYLGIQMKIKVRTYDIDSAGHVSNIVYFRWLEDLRLQLFEEHFSFEEFVDQGYTPVIAASSIEYKRAIRLFDKPVGHMYLTEIRAASIKFYGEIYVDDQLTTRATHTGVFVDSETMKPRRTPTVVIDKFRRAQEEEAKNKA
- the rpiB gene encoding ribose 5-phosphate isomerase B yields the protein MASRIVIGADHGGYELKDVVRDFLEQQKYDVIDVGTFSADSVDYPDYAAKVGQTILDGKADLGIMICGSGVGACVAINKMPGIRAGLCHDTFSAHQGREDDDVNVLCLGARVIGHQLALEIVKTFLNAKFSGLERHVRRLSKVHELELKYAGQLK
- a CDS encoding NADPH-dependent oxidoreductase; this encodes MKSEYLVISCSLNPESNSRKMALSAFEILNQRGGAEWLDLREYELPLCDGGSAYSHKNVEVVAQKIRDAKCILLGVPIYNFDVNAAAKNLIELTGRAWTEKVVGFLCAAGGKSSYMSVMSLGNSLMLDFRSLIIPRFVYADGSSFDDNAVSDALVKTRIEELVETAIGLTHQVNEQANRANPTSKSM